The following are from one region of the Gloeomargarita lithophora Alchichica-D10 genome:
- the crtD gene encoding C-3',4' desaturase CrtD, giving the protein MRVGVIGAGIGGLTAAALLAQRGVEVVVWEQAAQVGGCASTFRRGKFTFDVGATQVAGLEPGGIHHEVFTELGIALPPAEWCDPACAVYLPGESQPVQVWRDPQRWRAERQQQFPGSEPFWQWMDWLFAVGWRFQQRQPVLPPRSPSDWAGLLRAVAGDTLLISPLSLLTVGQALQVLGLGRDRRLRTFLDMQLKLYSQCNADETALLYGATALGVAHSPQGLHHLQGSMQVLSQRLVWGLHRWGARVRRRHRVTEITVNQGQVQGVWLENLRGERQYEAVDHLVANVTAVDLVRLLGDAAPRGYRQRIGQLPPASGCFVLYLGVKQTAIPEHCPLHLQFMYDAQGVIGENNSLFVSVSQPGDGRAPAGMGTIIASSFTDINRWHNGDYPTLKQQYIDQALARLGEFFDLSADQVLHCEAATPRTFARYTARSQGIVGGIGQRVGTFGALGLATRTPIQRLWLVGDSVHPGEGTAGVSYAAVQAVAQIVASGQRAKG; this is encoded by the coding sequence ATGCGAGTTGGGGTGATTGGGGCGGGCATCGGCGGGCTGACGGCGGCGGCTTTGTTGGCTCAGCGGGGGGTTGAGGTGGTGGTGTGGGAGCAGGCCGCCCAGGTGGGGGGTTGTGCGTCCACGTTTCGGCGGGGGAAATTTACCTTTGACGTGGGGGCGACCCAGGTGGCGGGTTTGGAACCGGGGGGGATTCATCACGAAGTATTTACAGAATTGGGCATCGCTTTGCCTCCAGCCGAGTGGTGTGACCCGGCCTGTGCCGTTTATCTACCTGGGGAATCCCAGCCAGTACAGGTGTGGCGTGACCCCCAAAGGTGGCGGGCGGAGCGACAGCAACAATTTCCTGGCAGTGAGCCATTTTGGCAGTGGATGGACTGGTTATTTGCGGTGGGCTGGCGGTTTCAACAGCGGCAACCGGTGCTTCCCCCCCGGTCACCCTCGGATTGGGCGGGCTTGTTGCGGGCGGTGGCTGGGGATACTTTGCTTATCAGTCCCCTGTCGCTGCTCACGGTGGGGCAAGCGTTGCAGGTCTTGGGTTTGGGGCGGGATCGCCGCTTAAGAACTTTTTTGGATATGCAGTTAAAATTATATTCACAATGTAATGCGGATGAAACGGCTTTATTGTATGGGGCAACGGCCTTGGGGGTCGCCCATTCACCCCAGGGATTGCATCACTTGCAAGGGAGTATGCAGGTGTTGAGTCAACGGTTGGTGTGGGGGTTGCACCGCTGGGGGGCGCGGGTGCGGCGGCGACATCGGGTGACGGAAATTACCGTGAACCAGGGTCAGGTGCAGGGGGTGTGGCTGGAAAATCTGCGGGGGGAGCGGCAGTACGAGGCGGTGGATCATCTGGTGGCAAATGTGACGGCGGTGGATTTGGTGCGTTTGTTGGGGGATGCGGCTCCCAGGGGGTATCGCCAGCGGATTGGGCAACTGCCGCCAGCGTCGGGGTGCTTTGTTTTATATTTGGGGGTCAAACAGACGGCCATCCCGGAACATTGCCCGTTGCACTTACAGTTTATGTACGATGCCCAGGGGGTAATTGGGGAGAACAATTCCCTGTTTGTCTCGGTCAGCCAACCGGGGGATGGGCGGGCACCGGCGGGGATGGGGACGATTATTGCCTCTTCATTTACCGATATTAACCGTTGGCACAATGGGGATTACCCCACATTAAAACAGCAGTACATTGACCAAGCGTTAGCCCGTCTGGGGGAATTTTTTGATTTATCAGCAGACCAAGTACTGCATTGTGAAGCGGCGACTCCCCGTACCTTTGCCCGTTATACTGCCCGTTCCCAGGGCATTGTGGGGGGAATTGGTCAGCGGGTAGGGACTTTTGGCGCTTTGGGGTTGGCGACCCGTACGCCCATCCAAAGGCTTTGGTTGGTGGGGGATTCGGTGCATCCGGGGGAAGGGACGGCGGGGGTGAGTTATGCCGCCGTGCAAGCAGTAGCGCAAATCGTCGCCAGTGGTCAGCGGGCTAAAGGTTAG
- a CDS encoding manganese efflux pump — translation MNELIAYLLLGVATNIDNLIIGTTYGLKRHRIDFINNVMIGSFNGAATFISVLVGDFLRQFLTAQVGELLGGMVFLTLGFLTIAETYMMDEQLDEEAGEKPHSSAAKSHLVRVSRREALGLGLGLSVTNIAGGVGAGLAGFEVVRMTVLMFIFSILPISLGQWVGQHTAAKFPQRWANITAATVLVGFGVWKLVGGVMS, via the coding sequence ATGAATGAACTCATTGCCTACCTGTTGCTGGGGGTTGCAACGAACATTGATAATTTGATTATTGGCACGACCTACGGTCTCAAGCGGCATCGAATTGATTTTATTAATAATGTCATGATTGGCTCCTTCAACGGGGCGGCTACTTTTATTTCCGTATTAGTCGGGGATTTTTTGCGGCAATTTTTAACGGCGCAGGTGGGGGAATTGTTGGGGGGGATGGTCTTTTTGACCTTGGGCTTTTTGACGATTGCGGAGACTTACATGATGGACGAACAGTTAGACGAGGAAGCGGGGGAAAAGCCGCATTCATCCGCTGCTAAATCCCACCTGGTTCGGGTATCGCGCCGGGAAGCTCTGGGTTTGGGGCTAGGGCTGAGTGTGACCAATATCGCCGGGGGGGTGGGGGCGGGGCTGGCGGGATTTGAGGTAGTCCGCATGACGGTTTTGATGTTCATCTTCAGCATTTTGCCAATTTCCTTGGGGCAATGGGTCGGTCAACATACGGCGGCAAAATTTCCCCAACGGTGGGCGAATATCACGGCGGCAACGGTGCTGGTGGGGTTTGGGGTTTGGAAATTGGTCGGTGGGGTGATGTCTTAG
- a CDS encoding manganese efflux pump, with the protein MMNGVQVVFTYLLLGVATNIDNLIIGTTYGLRRKRINFLGNLTIAVFNALATFLSVLAGDFLRRFLSESIGELLGGLAFLVLGILTILEAYLAERAVEEQGESFSPQAALVRTPYREIVAVGLGTAVSNLAGGVGAGLAGFDPVRMTVLMFVFSLLPISLGQWVGQHTAAKFPQQWANITAATVLMGFGVWKLVSGATSIGG; encoded by the coding sequence ATGATGAATGGAGTCCAAGTGGTATTTACCTATCTTTTATTGGGGGTGGCGACTAACATTGATAATTTAATTATTGGCACTACCTATGGTTTGCGCCGAAAACGGATCAATTTTTTGGGCAATTTAACGATTGCGGTTTTTAATGCTTTGGCAACGTTTCTCTCGGTGTTGGCTGGGGACTTTTTGCGTCGGTTTTTGAGCGAATCTATAGGGGAATTGCTTGGGGGTTTGGCCTTTTTGGTCTTGGGGATTTTGACTATTTTGGAAGCCTATCTGGCGGAACGGGCGGTGGAGGAGCAGGGGGAATCGTTTAGCCCGCAAGCGGCACTGGTGCGGACACCTTACCGGGAAATTGTGGCGGTGGGTTTGGGTACGGCGGTCAGTAATTTGGCCGGTGGGGTCGGGGCGGGGCTGGCGGGCTTTGACCCGGTGCGGATGACTGTATTGATGTTTGTATTCAGTCTGTTGCCGATTTCCTTGGGGCAATGGGTCGGTCAACATACGGCGGCAAAATTTCCCCAGCAATGGGCGAACATTACGGCGGCGACGGTGCTGATGGGGTTTGGGGTTTGGAAATTAGTTAGTGGGGCTACCTCCATCGGTGGCTGA
- a CDS encoding class II aldolase/adducin family protein — protein MGLPPSVAEDGVVKYQVIHQPGGSLDWADLLVLETWRQRLQQRGWLGQYPDGVSYGNVSQRYAQGGLVITATQVAHRSELTGTDYVLVTDYDSQTHTITVIGSTCASSEAPTHWGIYQLDPRIQVIFHIHCETLWNQLLQQPQIPRTPPEVPYGTQAMAQAMRRLYPVGCDPFQRNCLVMAGHQDGIFSFGRTAIEAGQVLFALAGVDHARLIP, from the coding sequence GTGGGGCTACCTCCATCGGTGGCTGAGGATGGGGTCGTTAAGTACCAGGTCATTCATCAGCCCGGTGGGTCTCTGGACTGGGCTGATTTATTGGTTTTAGAAACCTGGCGCCAACGGTTGCAACAACGGGGCTGGTTGGGGCAATACCCGGACGGGGTGAGTTATGGCAATGTCAGTCAACGCTATGCCCAGGGGGGCTTGGTAATCACGGCGACCCAGGTAGCCCATCGCTCGGAACTTACCGGCACCGACTATGTGCTTGTAACTGATTACGATTCCCAAACCCACACCATTACCGTGATCGGCTCCACCTGCGCCAGTAGTGAAGCTCCCACCCACTGGGGGATTTACCAACTTGACCCCCGGATTCAAGTCATTTTTCACATTCACTGCGAAACCCTCTGGAACCAATTACTGCAACAACCCCAAATTCCCCGCACCCCCCCGGAGGTGCCCTACGGTACCCAGGCGATGGCACAGGCGATGCGGCGTTTGTATCCGGTGGGCTGTGACCCCTTTCAGCGTAATTGTTTGGTTATGGCGGGGCATCAGGACGGGATTTTTAGTTTCGGGCGCACAGCCATTGAAGCGGGACAGGTGCTTTTTGCCCTGGCTGGGGTTGACCATGCTAGACTAATACCTTGA
- a CDS encoding DUF2949 domain-containing protein has product MLLGRDARLIRFLQEELAVSAASIELAMRREDCGQGPLAMVLWRYGLISLDQLDQVFAWLDTVDAVN; this is encoded by the coding sequence ATGTTGCTGGGTCGGGACGCACGATTGATTCGGTTTTTGCAGGAGGAGTTGGCGGTATCGGCGGCTTCGATTGAGTTGGCTATGCGGCGGGAGGATTGTGGGCAAGGGCCGCTGGCAATGGTTTTGTGGCGCTATGGCTTGATCAGCTTAGACCAATTGGATCAGGTGTTTGCCTGGTTGGATACGGTGGATGCGGTGAATTAG
- a CDS encoding UDP-N-acetylmuramoyl-tripeptide--D-alanyl-D-alanine ligase, with the protein MFRLEQLIAILGATPSQPLTGTVERITTDSRQVQPGDVFLALAGERWDGHDFVPQALDQGAVAAIVQRPDLIAPDLPLLLVPDTLTAYQTLAAWWRKRFTIPVIAVTGSAGKTTTKELIAAVLSTQGRVLKTSANENNDIGVPKTLLQLSRDDDYVVLEMGMRGRGEIARLAHIAQPDVGVITTVGTAHIGRLGSRTAIAQAKCELFAHLQPQGTAIYWRENKLLHHTAKTVWEGRTCTYGFTEGELQAQIVGNELISGNWRTPLPLAGEHNALNFLAALAVAKTLGVPWPEQPLALDLPPGRSRWWELASDILLLDETYNASPEAVCATLKTLKQTPGQRHIAVLGAMRELGENSAPLHAQVGTWVGELQYNYLILLNDPEILPLARAAKPVPVTVCDDHKQIIDHLNRLLQPGDRVLVKASHSIGLGRVVQALTQGG; encoded by the coding sequence TTGTTTCGATTAGAACAACTGATAGCCATTTTGGGGGCAACCCCCAGCCAACCCCTCACCGGCACCGTTGAGCGCATTACCACCGATAGCCGTCAGGTTCAACCTGGGGATGTATTCCTTGCCCTGGCGGGGGAACGCTGGGATGGGCATGACTTTGTCCCCCAAGCGTTAGACCAGGGGGCGGTGGCGGCGATTGTCCAACGACCGGATTTAATTGCCCCCGATTTGCCCCTGCTCCTGGTACCCGATACGCTCACGGCCTACCAAACCCTGGCCGCTTGGTGGCGCAAGCGATTCACTATCCCGGTGATTGCTGTCACCGGCTCGGCGGGCAAAACCACCACCAAGGAACTGATCGCCGCCGTGCTATCCACCCAGGGGCGGGTGCTAAAAACCTCAGCCAATGAAAATAATGACATCGGCGTACCCAAAACCCTCCTGCAACTGAGTCGGGATGATGATTACGTTGTCCTGGAGATGGGGATGCGGGGGCGGGGGGAAATTGCCCGCTTGGCGCACATTGCCCAGCCCGATGTGGGGGTGATTACCACGGTGGGGACGGCGCATATTGGACGACTGGGTTCCCGTACAGCCATTGCCCAGGCCAAATGTGAACTGTTTGCCCATCTCCAGCCCCAGGGGACGGCCATTTATTGGCGGGAAAATAAATTATTACATCATACTGCAAAAACCGTATGGGAAGGCAGGACTTGCACCTACGGGTTTACCGAGGGGGAATTGCAGGCGCAGATCGTGGGAAATGAGCTAATCAGCGGGAATTGGCGGACTCCTTTGCCCCTAGCGGGAGAACATAACGCCCTGAATTTTTTGGCGGCCTTGGCGGTGGCGAAAACCCTGGGCGTTCCCTGGCCGGAGCAACCTTTGGCTCTGGATTTACCCCCCGGGCGCAGTCGTTGGTGGGAATTGGCCTCGGATATTCTCCTGCTGGATGAAACCTACAACGCCAGCCCCGAAGCCGTTTGCGCTACCTTGAAAACCCTGAAACAAACCCCCGGCCAACGCCATATCGCCGTGCTGGGTGCCATGCGGGAATTGGGGGAAAATTCCGCCCCACTCCATGCCCAGGTGGGGACATGGGTTGGTGAATTACAATATAATTATTTAATACTGCTCAATGACCCGGAAATTTTGCCCCTAGCAAGAGCGGCCAAGCCCGTTCCTGTAACAGTTTGCGATGACCACAAGCAAATCATTGACCATCTAAATAGGCTGTTACAACCGGGGGATCGAGTGCTGGTCAAAGCCTCCCATTCCATCGGCCTAGGGCGGGTGGTGCAGGCTCTCACCCAGGGCGGTTAG
- a CDS encoding lysophospholipid acyltransferase family protein gives MNNAPRLSPWLTGVAYYLGKYFIFPLYFGRIAITGREQIPKQGALLVTPTHRSRWDAVLVPLSVGWLVSGRHLYFMVAAEEVRGGQGWWIRRLGGFPVQRQKPGRETLTTAIALLSRGDSLVVFPEGKISRDGTLLPLKPGSVHLALQAVQQNPELILHILPIHLQYSHPYQPWRTQVTINIGSPLRVVAPAGQPLRRATLDLTATLHQSLTALGESLHHPP, from the coding sequence ATGAATAATGCCCCCCGGTTATCCCCTTGGCTCACGGGAGTAGCTTATTATTTAGGTAAGTATTTTATATTTCCCTTGTACTTTGGCCGTATTGCAATCACGGGGCGGGAGCAGATTCCGAAACAGGGGGCGTTGTTAGTGACCCCCACCCATCGTTCCCGGTGGGATGCGGTGTTGGTGCCCCTGAGCGTGGGCTGGTTGGTTTCCGGGCGACATTTGTACTTTATGGTGGCTGCTGAGGAGGTGCGGGGGGGTCAGGGTTGGTGGATTCGTCGCCTGGGGGGGTTCCCGGTGCAACGGCAGAAACCGGGGCGGGAAACGCTCACCACCGCCATTGCCCTGTTGAGCCGGGGGGATAGTTTGGTAGTGTTCCCAGAGGGCAAAATTTCCCGCGATGGAACCCTTTTACCCCTGAAACCGGGGTCAGTCCATCTGGCTTTGCAGGCCGTGCAGCAAAATCCAGAATTAATTTTACATATTTTGCCTATACATTTACAATACAGCCATCCCTATCAACCCTGGCGCACCCAAGTTACCATAAACATTGGCTCTCCCCTGCGAGTAGTCGCCCCGGCAGGCCAACCTCTGCGGCGAGCCACCTTAGATCTAACCGCCACTTTGCACCAATCCCTAACCGCCCTGGGTGAGAGCCTGCACCACCCGCCCTAG
- a CDS encoding NAD(P)/FAD-dependent oxidoreductase, giving the protein MHIAVVGGGAAGFFGAIHAARQFPTTRITILEALPTPLTKVRISGGGRCNVTHHCFDPLVLSQHYPRGGSALRGLFSRFQPQNVWDWFAQAGVALKTEADGRVFPCSDDSDTIIQTLTAAAQQANVHIQNQHKIHTIQRHGDGFHLQWSGGDMACERVLLATGSSPLGYGLARSLGHQLRPPIPALFTLHISDPALRDLAGVSLPQVRLKWLDKGLSGAEQKHREQQGALLITHWGISGPVVLRLSSWLARSLHGCQYKGQLQVNWLPAWGREKLYQHCQSLRSQVPRKSLGNYRPTLELPQRLWHYLLTSAQIPLERRWGELSQRDLEQLLLQITAKVYTISGKGIFKEEFVTCGGVPWGEVDSRTMQSRVCPGLYLAGEILDMDGLTGGFNLQAAWTTGWVAGQALGAGHE; this is encoded by the coding sequence ATGCACATCGCTGTTGTGGGCGGGGGAGCCGCCGGTTTTTTTGGGGCAATACACGCCGCCCGTCAATTTCCCACCACCCGCATCACGATTTTGGAAGCCCTGCCTACCCCCCTGACCAAGGTACGCATTTCCGGCGGCGGGCGGTGCAACGTTACCCACCACTGTTTTGACCCGTTGGTGCTGAGCCAACATTACCCCAGGGGTGGCAGTGCCCTGCGGGGTCTGTTCAGCCGGTTTCAGCCCCAAAATGTGTGGGATTGGTTCGCTCAGGCAGGGGTTGCCCTGAAAACCGAGGCTGATGGCCGGGTATTTCCCTGTAGTGATGATAGCGATACGATTATTCAAACTCTGACGGCGGCGGCACAACAGGCAAATGTACATATCCAAAATCAGCATAAAATTCATACAATTCAACGGCACGGGGACGGGTTTCACCTGCAATGGTCGGGGGGGGATATGGCCTGTGAGCGGGTTTTACTGGCCACAGGTAGCAGTCCCTTGGGTTATGGGCTGGCTCGGAGTTTGGGGCATCAATTAAGGCCACCGATTCCCGCCCTATTCACGCTCCATATTTCTGACCCGGCGCTGCGGGATTTGGCGGGGGTGAGCCTGCCCCAGGTGCGGTTGAAATGGCTGGATAAAGGATTGTCCGGGGCGGAGCAAAAACACCGGGAACAGCAGGGGGCGTTGCTCATTACCCATTGGGGTATCAGCGGGCCGGTGGTACTGCGATTGTCCTCCTGGTTGGCGCGGTCTTTACATGGCTGTCAGTACAAAGGCCAGCTACAGGTAAATTGGTTGCCCGCCTGGGGACGGGAGAAATTGTACCAACATTGTCAGAGTTTGCGTTCCCAAGTCCCCCGCAAATCCCTGGGCAATTATCGCCCCACCCTGGAGCTACCCCAACGGCTCTGGCATTATCTGCTCACGTCTGCCCAAATTCCCCTGGAACGTCGCTGGGGGGAATTATCCCAACGTGACCTGGAACAATTATTATTACAAATAACAGCTAAAGTTTATACAATATCGGGGAAAGGTATATTCAAAGAAGAATTTGTCACCTGTGGGGGGGTGCCCTGGGGCGAGGTGGACAGTCGCACGATGCAAAGCCGGGTATGTCCGGGGTTATACCTGGCGGGGGAAATTTTGGATATGGACGGGCTGACGGGGGGATTTAACCTGCAAGCCGCTTGGACAACGGGCTGGGTAGCGGGGCAGGCATTGGGAGCAGGCCATGAATAA
- a CDS encoding FAD-linked oxidase C-terminal domain-containing protein, with protein sequence MVDWGRVAAEFTRCLEPRRVVQRREELLVYECDGLTSYRQRPELVVLPKTTQEVQDVINICRKYNVPFVPRGAGTGLSGGALPEENAVLIVTAMMRQILAVDVPNRRVVVQPGVINTWVTQAVSGKGFYYAPDPSSQTVCSVGGNVAENSGGVHCLKYGVTTNHVLGLKMVTALGELVELGGMVPEMPGYDLTGVVVGSEGTLGIVTEITLNILKAPEVVQVMCADFATVAQAGAAVSAIIAAGVIPGGMEIMDNLSINAVEDVVASGCYPRDAGAILLVEIDGLPGEVTEAMGQVQELCKTQGARGIQVATDPQERYKLWQGRKAAFAAMGKMSRDYYVQDGVVPRSQLPRILQEIERLSQTSGYRIANVFHAGDGNLHPLILFDQSVPGALEEVEHLGGEILKLCIQAGGTISGEHGVGAEKRCYMSDLFSPTDLETMQILRRAFDPDHLANPSKIFPTPRTCGERAQAAQKFPELQVY encoded by the coding sequence GTGGTGGATTGGGGGCGGGTGGCGGCGGAATTTACCCGCTGTCTGGAACCCCGGCGGGTGGTGCAACGGCGGGAGGAATTGCTGGTTTATGAATGCGATGGCCTGACCAGCTATCGCCAGCGACCGGAGTTGGTGGTTTTGCCCAAAACAACCCAGGAAGTGCAAGATGTAATTAACATTTGTCGTAAGTACAATGTCCCGTTTGTTCCGCGGGGGGCAGGGACGGGGCTGTCGGGAGGGGCACTGCCGGAGGAAAATGCGGTGCTGATTGTGACGGCCATGATGCGGCAGATTTTGGCGGTGGATGTCCCAAACCGCCGGGTGGTGGTGCAACCGGGGGTGATCAATACTTGGGTGACCCAGGCGGTGAGTGGCAAGGGGTTTTACTATGCGCCTGACCCGTCGAGCCAGACGGTTTGTTCCGTGGGGGGAAATGTGGCGGAAAATTCTGGTGGGGTGCATTGTCTCAAGTATGGGGTGACGACAAACCATGTGCTGGGCTTGAAAATGGTCACCGCCCTGGGGGAGTTGGTGGAATTGGGGGGCATGGTGCCGGAAATGCCCGGTTATGACCTGACCGGGGTGGTGGTGGGTTCCGAGGGCACTCTGGGCATTGTTACGGAAATTACCCTAAATATTCTCAAAGCCCCGGAGGTGGTGCAGGTGATGTGTGCGGATTTTGCTACCGTGGCGCAGGCGGGGGCGGCGGTGTCGGCGATTATTGCGGCGGGGGTCATTCCCGGCGGTATGGAAATTATGGACAATTTAAGTATTAATGCAGTTGAAGATGTGGTCGCTAGTGGCTGTTATCCGCGGGATGCGGGAGCTATTTTGTTAGTAGAAATAGATGGTCTGCCGGGGGAGGTGACCGAGGCGATGGGACAGGTGCAGGAATTGTGCAAAACCCAGGGCGCACGGGGGATTCAGGTGGCAACCGACCCCCAGGAGCGTTATAAATTGTGGCAGGGGCGCAAGGCGGCGTTTGCGGCGATGGGTAAAATGAGTCGGGATTATTATGTCCAGGATGGGGTGGTGCCCCGCAGTCAATTGCCCCGGATTTTGCAGGAAATTGAACGATTGAGTCAGACATCCGGTTATCGGATTGCCAATGTATTTCACGCCGGAGATGGGAATTTGCATCCCTTGATTTTGTTTGATCAATCGGTGCCGGGTGCCCTAGAGGAAGTGGAACATTTGGGCGGGGAAATTCTCAAACTTTGCATTCAAGCGGGGGGAACTATCTCTGGCGAACATGGCGTAGGTGCAGAAAAACGTTGTTATATGAGCGATTTATTTTCGCCTACGGATTTGGAAACCATGCAGATATTACGGCGGGCTTTTGACCCGGATCATTTAGCCAATCCCAGTAAAATCTTTCCCACCCCCCGCACCTGTGGCGAGCGGGCGCAGGCGGCACAAAAATTCCCTGAATTACAGGTGTATTAA
- a CDS encoding DUF6761 family protein, whose translation MLQDTQAIRFYQKLTDALVEFRQRGYSVDELRLYLDGYLAALRHSNHLEPYLVHRLEEDVVRFMYDPANLTGVS comes from the coding sequence ATGTTGCAGGACACGCAGGCGATTCGTTTTTATCAGAAGCTAACGGATGCTTTGGTGGAATTTCGCCAACGGGGCTATTCGGTGGATGAACTGCGGTTGTACTTAGATGGATACTTGGCCGCCCTGCGTCATAGCAACCATTTAGAACCTTATCTAGTGCATCGTTTGGAAGAGGATGTGGTGCGCTTTATGTATGACCCGGCGAATTTAACCGGGGTGTCCTAG
- a CDS encoding M61 family metallopeptidase, with protein sequence MPPQIHYQISAPHPATHYLEIKLYISLWDRDTLDLKLPVWTPGSYLVREYARHVEQFQVIQGLCWQKVSKNHWQIQTPGVDKITVQYQVYANELSVRTNHLDEQHIYINGAATFLYIPAWQHLASELEIIPPDAHWQVTTALESLGNHRYLALDYDTLVDSPIEMGTHQVYEFYVQEISHQLAVWGKLNCDLDTLIQDIAKIIETEAALFGGLPYDNYLFILHLTTQGYGGLEHKNCCSLIYSEKGMNKPDQYQRFLNLVAHEFFHLWNVKRLKPAEFVPFDYDQENYTPSLWFCEGTTSYYDLVIPWRAGIYDAQQFLKLLGVEITRYYQTPGREIQSLSEASFDAWIKHYRRDGNSPNSQISYYLKGALVTLLLDLKIREKYQNQRSFDDVMQKMWQAYGQAEVGFTAAQLYQTIATVVDEDLTDFWQNYITGLAPLPLAAALADFGLELREIPGKTPFLGITLEPGRCVVKQVLRHSPAWWAGVDPGDELVALAGRRVQREQWSEQLQAFAPGQTVELALFRRDEWRYSAVTLAEPVPERYQIAPLAQPTATQHALGIGWLGELALGRQP encoded by the coding sequence ATGCCACCCCAGATTCATTATCAAATTTCTGCGCCCCATCCCGCCACCCACTATCTGGAAATTAAGTTGTATATCAGTTTGTGGGATCGGGATACACTTGACCTGAAATTACCCGTGTGGACTCCTGGTTCTTATTTGGTCAGGGAATATGCCCGCCATGTGGAGCAATTTCAGGTTATTCAGGGATTATGCTGGCAAAAAGTTAGCAAAAATCATTGGCAAATCCAAACGCCAGGGGTTGATAAAATCACTGTGCAATATCAAGTTTATGCCAACGAATTATCCGTGCGTACCAATCATCTGGATGAACAACATATTTATATCAACGGAGCGGCTACGTTTTTGTATATTCCTGCTTGGCAACATCTAGCAAGTGAATTAGAAATTATTCCCCCGGATGCCCATTGGCAGGTAACTACGGCGTTAGAGTCTTTAGGAAATCATCGTTATCTTGCCTTAGATTATGATACTTTAGTGGATAGTCCCATTGAGATGGGCACCCATCAAGTTTATGAGTTTTATGTGCAGGAAATTTCCCATCAATTGGCCGTGTGGGGTAAGTTGAACTGTGATTTAGATACATTGATTCAAGATATAGCTAAAATCATTGAAACCGAAGCGGCATTATTTGGTGGTTTGCCCTATGATAATTATTTATTTATTTTACATTTAACGACCCAAGGCTATGGAGGTTTAGAACACAAAAATTGCTGTTCTTTGATTTATAGCGAAAAGGGAATGAATAAACCGGATCAATATCAACGCTTTTTGAACCTGGTTGCCCATGAATTTTTCCATCTTTGGAATGTTAAACGCTTAAAACCGGCGGAATTTGTCCCCTTTGATTATGACCAGGAAAATTACACACCATCGCTGTGGTTTTGTGAAGGGACGACCAGTTATTACGATTTGGTCATCCCCTGGCGGGCGGGAATTTATGATGCCCAGCAGTTTCTCAAATTACTCGGAGTGGAAATTACCCGTTATTACCAAACGCCGGGACGGGAAATACAGAGTTTAAGCGAGGCGAGTTTTGATGCCTGGATCAAGCACTACCGCCGGGATGGCAATAGCCCCAATAGTCAAATTTCCTATTACCTGAAAGGGGCTTTGGTGACCCTATTGTTGGACTTGAAAATCCGGGAAAAATATCAAAATCAACGTTCCTTTGATGATGTTATGCAGAAGATGTGGCAAGCCTATGGTCAAGCAGAAGTAGGATTTACCGCCGCACAACTGTATCAAACTATTGCCACTGTGGTTGATGAGGATTTAACGGATTTTTGGCAAAATTATATCACTGGTTTGGCTCCTTTACCGCTGGCGGCAGCCCTCGCAGATTTTGGTCTGGAATTGCGGGAAATTCCTGGGAAAACTCCGTTTTTAGGAATTACTTTAGAACCCGGTCGTTGTGTCGTTAAACAGGTATTACGTCATTCGCCCGCCTGGTGGGCAGGTGTTGACCCAGGGGATGAACTGGTGGCGTTGGCGGGACGGCGGGTACAGCGGGAACAATGGTCGGAGCAATTGCAGGCATTTGCCCCTGGTCAGACGGTGGAATTGGCTCTATTTCGGCGGGATGAATGGCGATATTCCGCTGTAACGTTGGCGGAACCAGTGCCGGAACGGTATCAGATTGCACCGCTGGCACAACCGACTGCAACCCAGCACGCCTTGGGCATCGGTTGGCTGGGCGAGTTGGCCTTGGGTCGCCAACCCTGA